Proteins from a single region of Streptomyces spinoverrucosus:
- a CDS encoding LLM class F420-dependent oxidoreductase, with protein sequence MRLGLALGYWGRGPSPDHVALAREAERLGYDSVWTAESWGSDAFTPLTWIAAHTSTIRLGTAVAQMAARSPTTTAMHALTLDHLSGGRMMLGLGLSGPQVVEGWYGRPFPSSPLTATREYVDVVRQVLQRQAPVQLDGRFHSHPYRGADGTGLGRPLKPITHPLRADLPVLLGAEGPKNIAQTARIADGWLPLYWSPLRTDVYEPCLAGAPEGFLVAPMAQARVCRDVAEGLLPVKAMLGFYIGGMGHARRNFHAELMARMGYEEEARRIQELFIAGRREEAVRAVPDAFADEISLVGPRERIARRLQLWRKGPVTDLLVLAPDPHTLRVLAELNS encoded by the coding sequence ATGCGACTCGGTCTCGCGCTCGGCTACTGGGGCCGCGGCCCCTCCCCCGACCACGTGGCGCTCGCGCGGGAGGCCGAGCGGCTCGGGTACGACTCCGTGTGGACCGCCGAGTCGTGGGGCTCGGACGCCTTCACGCCGCTGACCTGGATCGCGGCCCACACGTCAACGATCAGGCTCGGCACGGCCGTTGCCCAGATGGCCGCCCGCTCCCCCACGACCACCGCCATGCACGCCCTCACCCTCGACCACCTCTCCGGCGGGCGGATGATGCTGGGGCTGGGGCTGTCGGGGCCGCAGGTGGTGGAGGGCTGGTACGGGCGGCCGTTCCCGTCCTCGCCGCTGACCGCGACCCGGGAGTACGTCGACGTCGTACGGCAGGTCCTCCAACGGCAGGCCCCCGTCCAACTCGACGGGCGGTTCCACTCCCACCCGTACCGGGGCGCGGACGGCACCGGACTCGGCCGCCCCCTGAAGCCGATCACCCACCCGCTGCGCGCCGACCTGCCCGTCCTGCTAGGCGCGGAGGGCCCGAAGAACATCGCGCAGACCGCCCGCATCGCCGACGGCTGGCTGCCGCTGTACTGGTCGCCGCTGCGCACCGACGTGTACGAGCCGTGCCTCGCGGGCGCTCCCGAGGGCTTCCTCGTCGCCCCCATGGCCCAGGCTCGGGTCTGCCGGGACGTCGCCGAGGGGCTGCTGCCGGTCAAGGCGATGCTCGGCTTCTACATTGGCGGCATGGGGCACGCCCGGCGCAACTTCCACGCCGAGCTGATGGCGCGCATGGGGTACGAGGAGGAGGCCCGGCGGATCCAGGAGCTGTTCATCGCCGGGCGGCGGGAGGAGGCCGTGCGGGCGGTGCCGGACGCGTTCGCCGACGAGATCTCCCTCGTCGGCCCGCGCGAACGCATCGCGCGGCGGCTTCAGTTGTGGCGCAAGGGCCCGGTGACCGACCTGCTGGTGCTGGCCCCGGACCCGCACACCCTGCGCGTGCTGGCCGAGCTCAACTCCTAG
- a CDS encoding DUF5336 domain-containing protein, with protein sequence MNIRSLTRGDGVVIGAAVLLLIASFLDFYSSDGAPEGLDMPSLWGSGPVLMSVVLAGVIGAALVIVGRGLPQAPKVAGLDLGQFGVAFTVFAAWSALGNVFDPASAANNFGGDSSDGPDAGIGLILALVATLVMAAAAVATPLVPALKGALIPAPRPAAPQPYGGQPQGGYGYPGAQQPAGYGQPQPGQPGQPYGQPQPPAGDFSPFWFAVPVPRPLFAEDGSPTPIAELAPGTWYLAVEQRGPALVAQTQDGRRGVLQDTSGIQRG encoded by the coding sequence GTGAATATCCGCTCCCTCACTCGAGGCGACGGCGTGGTGATCGGAGCAGCGGTGTTGCTGTTGATCGCGTCGTTCCTCGACTTCTACTCGTCCGACGGCGCGCCGGAGGGCCTGGACATGCCCAGCCTGTGGGGCAGCGGCCCGGTGCTGATGAGCGTCGTGCTGGCGGGAGTCATCGGCGCCGCACTCGTCATCGTCGGCCGCGGGCTGCCGCAGGCCCCGAAGGTCGCGGGCCTCGACCTCGGTCAGTTCGGCGTCGCCTTCACGGTGTTCGCCGCGTGGAGCGCGCTCGGCAACGTCTTCGATCCGGCGAGCGCCGCCAACAACTTCGGCGGTGACTCCTCCGACGGCCCCGACGCCGGCATCGGTCTGATCCTCGCCCTCGTCGCCACCCTCGTCATGGCCGCGGCCGCCGTCGCCACCCCGCTGGTCCCCGCCCTCAAGGGCGCCCTCATCCCGGCCCCCCGTCCCGCCGCCCCCCAGCCCTACGGCGGCCAGCCGCAGGGCGGTTACGGCTACCCCGGCGCCCAGCAGCCCGCCGGATACGGCCAGCCGCAGCCGGGCCAGCCCGGTCAGCCCTACGGCCAGCCGCAGCCGCCGGCCGGGGACTTCTCCCCGTTCTGGTTCGCGGTGCCGGTGCCGCGCCCGCTGTTCGCGGAGGACGGCTCGCCGACCCCGATCGCCGAGCTGGCGCCGGGCACCTGGTACCTGGCCGTCGAGCAGCGCGGTCCGGCGCTGGTCGCGCAGACGCAGGACGGCCGCCGGGGTGTGTTGCAGGACACGAGCGGTATCCAGCGCGGCTGA
- a CDS encoding N-acetylmuramoyl-L-alanine amidase: MSYTGPEFDSPAPRRPRRGAMTVAVAALVPGALLGWLVYEAVGDTGGPGSGRTEAKAPSTIQSSPSPASPASPASPSSASPTSTGNKPAPAATDAGSLKGKVVVIDPGHNPRNFQHSTEINQKVDIGTNWKECDTTGTATNAGYTEAEFTLDVARRLRTILQEQGATVKLTQNGDRTYGPCIDERARIGNEAKADAVVSIHADGVGSGNRGFHVILPASVHAGAADTRPIVAPSRELGERIAGSFVRATGSGPANYVGGGTGLVTRKDLGGLNLSTVPKVFIECGNMRDSKDAALLISGAWRQKAAQGISDGIVSFLRG, encoded by the coding sequence GCCGTCGCGGCCCTGGTGCCCGGCGCACTGCTCGGCTGGCTGGTCTACGAGGCGGTGGGTGACACCGGCGGACCGGGGTCGGGTCGTACGGAGGCCAAGGCGCCCTCGACGATCCAGTCGTCCCCGTCGCCCGCGTCCCCCGCCTCCCCCGCCTCCCCGTCGAGCGCGAGCCCCACGTCCACCGGCAACAAGCCCGCGCCCGCCGCCACCGACGCGGGCTCGCTCAAGGGCAAGGTCGTCGTCATCGACCCCGGTCACAATCCGCGCAACTTCCAGCACAGCACCGAGATCAACCAGAAGGTGGACATCGGGACGAACTGGAAGGAATGCGACACGACCGGCACGGCGACCAACGCGGGCTACACGGAAGCCGAGTTCACCCTCGACGTCGCCCGCCGACTGCGCACGATCCTGCAGGAGCAGGGCGCCACCGTGAAGCTGACGCAGAACGGCGACCGGACGTACGGGCCGTGCATCGACGAGCGGGCGCGGATCGGCAACGAGGCGAAGGCCGACGCGGTCGTGTCCATCCACGCGGACGGCGTCGGGTCCGGGAACCGCGGGTTCCATGTCATCCTCCCCGCGTCGGTACACGCGGGCGCCGCCGACACCCGGCCGATCGTCGCGCCGTCGCGCGAACTCGGCGAGCGCATCGCGGGCAGTTTCGTCCGCGCCACCGGCAGCGGGCCCGCCAACTACGTCGGGGGCGGCACCGGTCTCGTCACGCGTAAGGACCTGGGCGGTCTCAATCTGTCAACGGTTCCGAAGGTGTTCATCGAGTGCGGCAACATGCGCGATAGCAAGGACGCGGCACTGCTGATCAGCGGAGCCTGGCGGCAGAAGGCGGCGCAAGGGATCTCTGATGGAATCGTGAGTTTCCTGCGCGGGTAG